Proteins from a single region of Gemmatimonadota bacterium:
- a CDS encoding PorV/PorQ family protein, whose translation MKQKNLILTAFLSLLLIASPALGLEYEGVTAIEGVKKVNIAGMQFLKIGQGARAVGMGDSYTAIADDINAIFWNGAGLTHVERFSYQANYTKWLAGTELYSAAAVFNTHSSRGEVLGISLITQQVEPIEETTIFQPSGTGQFVDVNYMAVGLLYAIKFTDKFSFSAKANYVQEKLYTQKTSTFTIDLGSHFYTGFRSLRVAMSFKNFGPDQKAREEAFSYLMPLTYNMGLAAEVYGEKGDPTYLTLAAESVFPVDFEQRYHFGAELWVQNMVAVRAGYKWNYDLESFAFGAGVKQTVGGRTFAIDVSYSLLKDIDGVALFDSPLRISIGGTF comes from the coding sequence GTGAAACAGAAAAATCTCATACTTACAGCGTTCCTGAGCCTGCTGCTGATCGCCAGTCCCGCTCTGGGGCTTGAATATGAAGGCGTAACCGCGATCGAAGGGGTCAAGAAAGTCAACATCGCAGGCATGCAGTTTTTGAAAATTGGACAGGGTGCGCGTGCCGTGGGGATGGGTGATTCATACACGGCAATTGCCGATGATATCAACGCCATCTTCTGGAACGGCGCCGGGCTAACCCATGTAGAAAGATTCTCTTATCAGGCCAACTACACCAAATGGCTGGCAGGCACAGAACTGTATTCGGCGGCAGCCGTCTTCAATACCCACTCGTCTCGGGGCGAAGTTCTGGGTATCAGCCTGATTACACAGCAGGTTGAACCCATTGAAGAAACCACCATCTTCCAGCCGAGTGGAACGGGTCAATTTGTCGATGTGAACTACATGGCGGTGGGCTTGCTCTACGCCATAAAATTCACAGACAAATTCTCGTTCAGCGCCAAAGCCAACTATGTGCAGGAAAAGCTTTACACGCAAAAAACCAGCACATTTACCATAGATCTGGGCAGTCATTTCTACACCGGGTTCAGAAGCCTGCGCGTGGCTATGTCGTTCAAGAACTTCGGCCCAGATCAGAAAGCCAGGGAAGAGGCATTCTCCTACCTGATGCCCCTGACCTACAACATGGGCCTGGCCGCCGAAGTCTATGGCGAAAAAGGCGATCCGACCTATTTGACGCTGGCAGCCGAGAGCGTATTCCCCGTAGATTTCGAGCAACGCTATCACTTTGGAGCCGAACTCTGGGTCCAGAACATGGTAGCTGTGCGCGCGGGCTATAAGTGGAATTACGACCTCGAATCCTTTGCCTTTGGCGCTGGCGTCAAGCAGACAGTGGGTGGGCGCACCTTCGCCATAGATGTATCCTACTCACTGCTGAAGGATATCGACGGCGTGGCCTTGTTTGACTCGCCGCTGCGCATATCAATAGGCGGCACGTTCTAA
- a CDS encoding GWxTD domain-containing protein has translation MSTSPIVRYAWLIAIVLWSTANAQKDLILHTGATGQVWTYSREMSGIALTELWTDGAEREQCLGIFPGRPGQLGITENGTIIYQSIPLVLPAPGDILHRGHTISLAPSRYWELTSPGRDILMIDDPDMESIIWTTEKAIKGLKPVASAIGENALSNLTSGFNAARLAQLSLSRWEFKQAAAYYKQAARHFETLARQSAKNGLSESPMQDYVQAFQSAAQEIQKNGSRWVCRDHLTAISRLLTAYRRDHRGETPDQLSALQKWAVDQSRADPGTIARLFRAPVDRDKTRSISYFYRPNAATGEAIVISYFYPGRLVELVRHTENYRVQDRLIGQTQIDSLLTIGKTLLSQNDTLAVPILTALTHVAPDLELGHCLLGYAYLEIENYDRARDAFERAIDLNHRLSEAYNGLGLVFQNRPKGLYNAIRYFRKALQWPPDERLSQLYNIHRDARFNMAQTRYKLKEYDTKRDLDHVITLDPTYAPTYKLLGKWWEEQEEDYEQAAMAYARYITLAPEDPEGRALLSRAYLRSKNFDRIVQLLEDHIREYPEEITSLPILAQACLELKRPNWAQTYFSRYVAHLNPQHRALYEDIQFLASVEELEEYNSLDTEAARSSYLRQFWALKDPNLITATNERKLEHYRRVWYALTNFSEGKKPFDRRGEVYIRFGEPDYRSRSNMLNLQQSLSVQRVKERVAQTLFGGEAAQQTYFGPVYPVRGLQTRLSGATPIRIQREDASIQQAIEQSQERERQGLESGDEEQRTVRSAQATGDDQTGEDISTYERLANTVVNAGNMGSEFFDLQPDFNAVSVPEDASMVRWETWIYTDVNGGIEITFTDEAMTGSFDYAPAPLDPNIPIRTLALLNRYNPRRVTEFAARVTPDYYATPENTRPLEFYYDLADFQSLQNDVSALEVYTGIPQTLGRYFAEHNTTEMVVERTVSLLNEQTGDVYRRTGDVRYRNEGDQTGIQGAFIPDVVRLDAPPGYYKLEVHLLDRLSGRQGRYRQIIELEKYQTRSMKVSDLELAWRVAEGGPQDKFRKGELHVVPMPTRTYPKGQSIFVYYEIYNLKRNEFGQTRYQVEYTIAPKGKGVGGAVSRLVRTLGGKREKVLLGYEQVGAMDLETVYTELELGDREPGRYALEVVITDLNSEQTASKNALFVVAQ, from the coding sequence GTGTCCACTTCACCAATAGTCAGATACGCATGGCTCATAGCTATCGTACTCTGGAGCACCGCAAACGCTCAGAAGGATCTCATCCTCCACACTGGAGCGACCGGTCAGGTGTGGACCTACTCTCGAGAGATGAGCGGCATCGCACTGACAGAGCTGTGGACCGACGGTGCGGAACGGGAACAGTGTCTCGGTATATTCCCCGGGCGACCAGGTCAACTGGGAATAACAGAAAACGGAACCATCATCTACCAATCCATCCCCCTGGTATTGCCCGCACCTGGCGACATCTTGCATCGGGGACACACCATCTCCCTTGCACCATCCCGATACTGGGAACTGACGTCGCCGGGACGCGATATCCTCATGATAGATGATCCGGACATGGAGTCCATTATCTGGACCACTGAAAAAGCGATAAAAGGCTTAAAACCGGTCGCGTCAGCCATCGGTGAAAACGCCCTGTCCAACCTGACATCGGGCTTTAACGCCGCGCGTCTGGCGCAACTGAGCCTCTCGCGCTGGGAATTCAAACAAGCCGCCGCTTATTACAAACAAGCCGCGCGCCATTTTGAAACACTCGCCAGGCAATCCGCGAAAAACGGCCTATCCGAATCCCCCATGCAGGACTACGTGCAGGCATTTCAAAGTGCCGCGCAAGAAATTCAAAAAAACGGATCGCGCTGGGTTTGCCGCGACCACCTCACCGCAATCTCCAGACTATTAACCGCATACCGCCGCGATCACCGCGGGGAAACGCCCGACCAACTGTCCGCCCTTCAAAAATGGGCTGTTGATCAATCCCGGGCAGATCCCGGGACCATCGCCCGCCTGTTCCGCGCACCTGTAGATCGAGACAAAACCCGGTCTATCAGCTATTTTTACAGACCCAACGCCGCGACAGGTGAAGCCATTGTCATAAGCTATTTCTACCCCGGTCGCCTCGTAGAACTGGTCCGACACACCGAAAACTATCGCGTACAGGACCGCCTCATTGGACAAACACAAATAGATTCCCTTCTAACAATAGGCAAAACCCTCCTATCGCAAAACGACACCCTCGCCGTACCAATACTCACCGCACTCACCCATGTCGCGCCCGATCTGGAACTGGGGCATTGCCTCCTGGGCTATGCCTATTTAGAAATAGAGAATTACGACCGCGCCCGGGACGCCTTTGAGCGCGCCATCGACCTCAACCACCGCCTATCCGAGGCGTACAACGGACTGGGCCTCGTCTTCCAAAACCGGCCCAAAGGCCTCTACAACGCCATCCGCTATTTCAGAAAAGCCCTCCAGTGGCCTCCAGATGAACGGCTATCGCAGCTATACAATATCCACCGCGATGCCCGTTTCAACATGGCGCAGACGCGATATAAACTCAAAGAATACGACACCAAACGCGACCTCGACCACGTCATCACACTGGACCCGACCTATGCGCCGACCTACAAACTGCTGGGCAAATGGTGGGAAGAACAGGAAGAAGACTATGAACAGGCGGCCATGGCCTATGCCCGCTACATAACACTCGCGCCCGAAGACCCGGAAGGCAGAGCGTTGCTCTCAAGAGCCTATTTGCGAAGCAAAAACTTCGACCGCATCGTCCAATTGCTGGAAGACCACATCCGCGAGTACCCCGAAGAAATAACATCCCTGCCCATCCTGGCGCAGGCGTGTCTCGAACTGAAGCGCCCGAACTGGGCACAAACCTATTTCTCCCGCTATGTGGCGCACCTCAATCCGCAACACCGCGCACTATACGAAGACATCCAATTCCTCGCATCCGTCGAAGAACTGGAAGAATACAACAGCCTCGACACAGAAGCGGCGCGTTCGTCATATTTGCGACAATTCTGGGCACTGAAAGATCCAAATTTGATCACCGCGACCAACGAACGCAAACTGGAGCACTACAGGCGGGTGTGGTATGCCCTGACCAATTTCTCAGAGGGAAAAAAGCCCTTTGACCGACGCGGCGAAGTCTATATCCGCTTCGGAGAGCCTGATTATCGGTCGCGGTCCAACATGTTAAACCTGCAACAAAGCCTATCAGTACAGCGGGTAAAAGAGCGCGTAGCACAAACGCTCTTTGGTGGCGAAGCCGCACAACAGACCTACTTTGGTCCGGTATATCCCGTGCGAGGACTTCAAACCCGACTAAGTGGCGCAACCCCAATCAGGATACAACGCGAGGACGCATCCATACAGCAGGCCATCGAACAGTCACAGGAACGGGAGCGACAGGGACTCGAGTCGGGAGACGAAGAACAGCGCACCGTGCGTTCGGCACAGGCAACAGGCGATGACCAGACCGGAGAGGACATCAGCACTTACGAACGGCTGGCGAATACAGTCGTCAACGCCGGGAACATGGGAAGTGAATTTTTCGATCTCCAGCCGGATTTCAACGCGGTCTCTGTTCCGGAAGACGCCTCTATGGTGCGGTGGGAGACCTGGATCTACACCGATGTGAACGGCGGCATCGAAATAACCTTCACCGACGAAGCCATGACCGGCAGTTTCGACTATGCGCCCGCGCCTCTGGATCCCAACATCCCCATCCGCACACTGGCCCTGCTAAACCGGTACAATCCCCGCAGAGTCACCGAATTTGCCGCTCGGGTAACACCGGATTATTACGCAACCCCGGAAAACACCCGCCCCCTGGAATTCTATTACGACCTCGCGGATTTTCAGAGCCTCCAAAATGACGTAAGCGCGCTGGAAGTCTATACCGGAATCCCGCAGACACTGGGGCGGTACTTCGCCGAACACAATACCACCGAGATGGTCGTAGAGCGAACTGTATCCCTCTTAAACGAACAGACCGGCGATGTGTATCGACGCACAGGCGATGTGCGATATCGCAATGAAGGCGATCAAACCGGCATACAGGGCGCGTTTATCCCCGACGTCGTACGCCTGGACGCCCCGCCGGGATATTACAAGCTGGAAGTACATCTCCTGGATCGCCTATCCGGGCGGCAGGGGCGGTATCGCCAGATTATCGAATTGGAAAAATATCAGACCCGCTCCATGAAAGTGAGCGATTTGGAACTCGCCTGGCGCGTCGCAGAAGGCGGTCCTCAGGACAAATTCCGCAAAGGCGAGTTGCACGTCGTCCCCATGCCCACGCGAACCTACCCGAAAGGACAGAGCATCTTTGTCTATTACGAAATCTACAACCTGAAACGCAATGAATTCGGTCAGACCAGATACCAGGTAGAATACACAATCGCACCAAAAGGCAAAGGCGTGGGTGGTGCTGTATCTCGCCTGGTGAGAACGCTCGGCGGCAAACGAGAAAAAGTATTACTGGGATATGAACAGGTCGGAGCAATGGACCTGGAAACCGTCTATACAGAACTGGAATTGGGCGACCGCGAACCGGGACGCTACGCGCTGGAAGTCGTAATAACCGATTTGAACAGCGAACAAACCGCCTCTAAAAATGCCCTTTTTGTCGTAGCACAGTGA
- a CDS encoding tetratricopeptide repeat protein has translation MPVNQRGKTWSLVAVGLAAFLVFANSLGNGLVYDDHFLIERNRLLREADVWGILTTHYWAGYEGEANVNGQYRPLTVLSFMLDGLGGIWPFQFHLTNTILHVVNSLLAYLLCLNLGLKRGATLAALLFAVHPIHAEVVAGITFGRADLLTGLFSLSSLLLYILWHNRGTEKYYGLALAGFFLALLSKESAITVLGLIIAVDLTLSRNGIRNLLLQRSARWAGFIGVFVLYLIIRKVAANLGFSAENILALNNPLIDQPLDHRLLTAAGLFWKYCILILFPIKLSVDYSYNAIPVITSILTPEAIAGTILGIAGLLLWAGAFYKRWPCVFFALSLFFIPYSAVSQTLVLINAIFQERFLYIPVLGLFALCGLGFEHLEKHRKTVTIALAALIIIAYSTRTIIRNADWRDDLTLYQSAVTAYPESAKMQHALGDVLSERGRISDAETVYRKALSIRESALTYNNLGNLYAATNRFKHATDAYQKAVEIEPDYIEAYMNKGLAAMQAGQIIDAHSAFERAAILDPTNAEIFYNLGVIREKLDRPGQATTAYARAIALRPNWAEAYFNLGKAHRDNGEKTAAIQAYTRFIELWRGDPQVAQLARRELEKLNEKPPSR, from the coding sequence ATGCCTGTAAATCAACGCGGGAAAACCTGGTCTCTTGTCGCGGTGGGATTGGCGGCCTTTCTGGTATTCGCAAACAGCCTGGGCAACGGACTGGTCTATGACGACCACTTTCTGATTGAGCGCAACCGCTTGCTGCGCGAAGCCGATGTGTGGGGCATTTTAACCACGCACTACTGGGCCGGATATGAAGGCGAAGCCAACGTCAATGGGCAATACCGCCCCCTCACAGTCCTGTCTTTTATGCTGGATGGCCTGGGCGGGATTTGGCCGTTCCAATTTCACCTGACCAATACAATCCTGCACGTGGTCAACAGCCTCCTCGCCTATCTCCTCTGCTTGAACCTGGGCTTGAAGCGGGGCGCGACCCTCGCCGCATTGCTATTTGCCGTACACCCCATCCATGCCGAAGTCGTCGCCGGCATAACATTTGGGCGCGCAGATCTACTGACAGGCCTGTTTTCTCTATCATCCCTGCTCCTGTACATCCTCTGGCACAACCGGGGCACGGAAAAGTACTACGGATTGGCCCTCGCGGGATTCTTTCTCGCCTTGCTCTCCAAAGAAAGCGCGATAACCGTGCTGGGGCTGATCATCGCCGTCGATCTGACCCTGTCCCGCAATGGAATACGCAATCTCCTGTTACAACGCAGCGCGCGCTGGGCTGGCTTCATCGGGGTTTTTGTCCTCTATCTAATCATTCGAAAAGTCGCTGCGAACCTGGGATTCTCAGCCGAAAATATACTCGCTCTCAACAACCCACTCATAGATCAGCCCCTCGACCACAGACTCCTGACAGCCGCCGGACTCTTTTGGAAATATTGTATTCTCATTTTGTTTCCCATCAAATTATCCGTAGATTACTCTTACAACGCCATACCCGTCATCACCTCTATACTCACACCCGAAGCAATAGCGGGCACAATCCTCGGCATCGCAGGACTATTATTGTGGGCAGGTGCTTTTTACAAGCGCTGGCCCTGCGTATTTTTTGCTCTATCATTATTCTTTATACCCTATTCAGCCGTATCTCAAACGCTCGTATTGATCAACGCCATCTTCCAGGAGAGATTTCTATACATCCCCGTCCTCGGATTATTCGCACTGTGTGGCCTGGGATTCGAACACCTTGAAAAACACCGCAAAACAGTCACCATTGCCCTCGCCGCCCTCATCATCATAGCCTATAGCACCCGAACCATTATCCGAAACGCGGACTGGCGAGACGACTTAACACTTTATCAAAGTGCAGTAACAGCGTATCCCGAAAGCGCGAAAATGCAACACGCCCTGGGCGACGTCCTGTCCGAACGCGGTCGAATATCCGATGCCGAAACAGTGTATCGAAAAGCACTATCCATCCGGGAAAGTGCCCTCACCTATAACAACCTGGGAAATCTCTACGCCGCAACAAACCGTTTTAAGCACGCCACAGACGCGTATCAAAAAGCCGTAGAAATAGAACCGGATTACATCGAAGCCTACATGAACAAAGGACTCGCAGCAATGCAGGCCGGACAAATAATCGACGCGCATTCGGCCTTTGAACGAGCAGCTATACTCGACCCAACCAACGCAGAAATCTTCTACAACCTGGGCGTAATCCGCGAAAAACTGGACCGTCCCGGCCAGGCCACTACCGCTTATGCCCGCGCCATAGCACTGCGCCCAAATTGGGCTGAAGCGTATTTTAACCTGGGAAAAGCCCACCGGGACAACGGCGAAAAAACCGCAGCCATACAGGCGTACACGCGCTTTATAGAGCTCTGGCGAGGGGACCCGCAAGTCGCGCAGCTAGCACGCCGAGAATTGGAAAAACTCAATGAAAAACCCCCTTCCCGATAG
- a CDS encoding GWxTD domain-containing protein gives MNIRYWIHFLLFFCFIGPVSAEDTDLDAVYLKAQALGRKTLIKEALNTLNEAVPSSADSTLLLARIGHLYLRLQLPDSAEAAFVRALKNDPHQGDAHLGMGRVLLEYRNKLKRATSHLEKAIQADSNRAESREVLGRTYLARGKEKDAIEAANKALQINPRYGPTHLLLARLYRKKGDIHQALSHYNTYLSHGAQDETPALEFALEFLAEKRYNVVTQIAAHMTDARRLPLLAQVLLASRRYEDALSVFQKYLETLSPQEKAIYEDISLIATPEEIASYRAISNEDLDAFLNAFWIRKDPFGTTGGSQRRAEHYRRVWHARTFFGRYKYPFDQRGEIYIRYGEPDYRSTWRAPNASIPIPVQRIQEKLAFQLYGRPGTTATYTGPVFPVRIALRNVESNLPLEEDDGTLGLRGWKPVTAGNDFSSVPWEVWIYPDINHGIEVVFTDEMHTNIYNYAPVPSIDREDAYDVASRGSPLRFLRLMNDFSPASQVAEAAAKKPERYDTSDLDPLNFYYEALSFRGENGKTDLQINIGLPIDEVAMSNDPDTTVVVERRIALVDDQNREAKRLREDVAIPLPPGLRGKSLIARDRIDIPLSPGEYDLAVQMWRIHTNRLGNYREKVRLHDFSGDSLMLSDLQIAQHIEEPTSVSQDQSDTLPARDKWRITTSPSRTFFSGTPIFVYFEIYNLTRDTFGQTRYEVAFAVAPEKGHELASQPRIRRRDGELITVQYAQTGRELWIADYVELDIGRVEPGRYRLLMTVKDLNSAQIAIRESIFRIGNR, from the coding sequence ATGAATATTCGCTATTGGATACACTTCCTTCTATTTTTCTGCTTTATCGGACCTGTCTCCGCCGAAGACACGGACCTGGACGCCGTATATCTCAAAGCCCAGGCGCTCGGACGAAAAACCCTGATCAAAGAAGCACTCAACACATTAAACGAAGCCGTGCCGAGTTCTGCGGACTCCACCTTGCTACTGGCCCGTATCGGCCATCTCTATCTCCGACTCCAACTGCCCGACAGCGCCGAAGCCGCATTTGTTCGCGCCCTGAAAAACGACCCGCATCAGGGAGACGCCCATCTGGGAATGGGGCGCGTACTCCTGGAATATCGCAACAAACTCAAGCGCGCGACCTCCCACCTCGAAAAGGCGATACAGGCCGACTCCAACCGCGCTGAAAGCCGCGAAGTCCTCGGCAGAACCTATCTGGCGCGAGGGAAAGAAAAAGACGCAATAGAAGCGGCCAACAAAGCCCTTCAAATCAACCCCCGCTATGGCCCCACCCACCTGTTGCTGGCGCGTCTTTATCGCAAAAAAGGCGATATCCACCAGGCACTATCCCACTACAACACCTACCTGTCCCACGGCGCGCAGGACGAAACACCCGCACTTGAATTTGCCCTTGAATTCCTGGCCGAAAAACGCTACAACGTCGTAACCCAGATTGCCGCGCACATGACCGATGCGCGAAGACTTCCGCTATTGGCGCAAGTGCTACTGGCCTCGCGGCGTTATGAAGACGCCCTATCCGTATTTCAAAAATATCTGGAAACCCTATCGCCACAGGAAAAAGCAATCTATGAAGACATCTCCCTGATCGCCACCCCGGAGGAAATCGCATCGTATCGCGCGATCTCAAACGAAGACCTGGACGCCTTTCTGAACGCCTTCTGGATTCGCAAAGACCCCTTTGGCACAACCGGAGGAAGCCAGAGACGCGCAGAACACTACCGCCGCGTCTGGCATGCGCGAACCTTCTTCGGGCGTTACAAATATCCCTTTGACCAGCGAGGCGAAATCTATATCCGATACGGCGAACCGGACTACCGCTCAACCTGGCGAGCACCAAATGCCAGCATACCGATCCCCGTGCAGCGCATCCAGGAAAAACTGGCATTTCAACTCTACGGTCGCCCCGGCACAACCGCGACCTACACCGGACCCGTATTTCCCGTCCGCATCGCGCTTCGAAATGTCGAAAGCAACCTCCCCCTCGAAGAAGACGACGGCACCCTCGGCTTGCGCGGGTGGAAACCCGTCACAGCCGGAAACGATTTCTCCAGCGTACCCTGGGAAGTGTGGATCTATCCCGACATCAACCACGGCATAGAAGTCGTATTCACCGACGAAATGCACACCAATATCTACAACTATGCACCCGTGCCCTCCATCGACAGAGAAGACGCTTATGACGTCGCTTCCCGCGGGTCCCCACTCAGATTCCTCAGACTCATGAACGACTTCTCGCCCGCATCGCAAGTCGCAGAAGCAGCGGCAAAAAAACCCGAACGCTACGACACATCCGACCTCGATCCCCTCAACTTTTATTACGAAGCCCTGTCGTTCCGCGGGGAAAATGGCAAAACAGACCTCCAGATCAACATCGGCCTCCCAATAGATGAAGTCGCAATGTCCAACGACCCGGACACCACAGTCGTAGTCGAACGCCGCATCGCCCTCGTCGATGATCAGAATCGCGAAGCAAAACGCCTTCGGGAAGACGTCGCCATACCCCTTCCCCCAGGACTCCGCGGAAAAAGCCTGATCGCCAGAGACCGCATCGACATACCCCTATCCCCCGGCGAATACGACCTCGCCGTGCAAATGTGGCGAATTCACACCAACCGCCTGGGCAATTATCGAGAAAAAGTTCGCCTGCACGACTTTTCCGGTGACAGCTTGATGCTCAGCGATCTACAAATCGCACAGCATATTGAAGAACCGACTTCCGTATCCCAGGACCAGAGCGACACCCTGCCTGCGCGCGACAAATGGCGCATCACCACATCGCCGTCCCGCACCTTTTTCTCCGGCACCCCAATATTCGTCTATTTTGAAATTTACAACCTGACGCGAGACACCTTTGGGCAAACGCGCTACGAAGTCGCCTTTGCAGTTGCCCCGGAAAAAGGCCACGAACTCGCCTCGCAACCCAGAATACGGCGAAGAGATGGGGAACTGATCACCGTACAATACGCACAAACGGGCCGCGAACTCTGGATCGCCGACTACGTCGAACTGGACATCGGCCGCGTTGAACCCGGGCGGTACCGCTTGCTCATGACAGTCAAAGACCTCAACAGTGCCCAGATCGCTATTCGGGAAAGCATATTCCGAATAGGAAATCGGTAA
- a CDS encoding glycosyltransferase: MKNPLPDSRAIRKAFDEAAENRDRWRRRNRTYHEEVQRFCRCAIPEGASVLIIGCGTGDLLAGLKPGRGLGIDFSETMIKRARKKYPDLEFRVGHAENLPEGERFEWIILSDLLGFLPDIQRVFSELWKVVLPGSRVLITHYNPLWKPLLKTAEIFRLKMPEPVQNWLTHRDIQNLLYLSGFEEIRRESRLLLPRRVPLLAWLANRVLARVPGLRRLCLIQTLVARPVFPAREASSVSCSVIIPCKNERGTVETAIARTPVMGAHTELIFVVGNSTDGTVEEVERCMNLYRGTDIRLIQQTGVGKGDAVRQGFDVARGDILMILDGDLTVAPEDLPKFFDALISGRAELAVGSRLVYPMEQQAMRFLNLLGNRFFGWVLSCLLGQRILDTLCGTKVLFASDYKKMARARRDVCDFDPFGDFDLLLGASKLVRKIVEVPVRYRDRVYGSTQIHRFRHGFLLLRVCWTAFRKLH, encoded by the coding sequence ATGAAAAACCCCCTTCCCGATAGCCGTGCCATTCGGAAAGCTTTCGACGAAGCCGCCGAAAACCGGGACCGTTGGCGCAGGCGCAACCGCACCTACCACGAAGAAGTCCAGCGATTTTGCCGTTGTGCGATACCCGAAGGGGCGTCCGTCCTGATCATAGGATGCGGCACCGGCGACCTCCTCGCGGGCTTAAAACCCGGGCGGGGACTTGGCATTGACTTCAGCGAAACCATGATAAAACGCGCGCGCAAAAAATACCCCGACCTCGAATTTCGCGTAGGGCACGCCGAAAATTTGCCCGAAGGAGAGCGATTCGAGTGGATCATCTTATCGGACCTGCTGGGTTTCTTGCCGGACATCCAGCGCGTCTTCAGCGAACTGTGGAAAGTCGTACTACCCGGCTCCCGCGTCCTGATCACGCACTACAATCCCCTGTGGAAACCCCTGCTAAAAACCGCGGAAATATTCCGCTTAAAAATGCCCGAACCCGTGCAAAACTGGTTGACACACCGGGACATTCAGAATTTACTTTATCTATCGGGGTTTGAAGAAATTCGACGGGAAAGCCGTCTGCTCTTACCCCGTCGCGTGCCGCTGCTCGCATGGCTTGCCAATCGCGTTTTGGCAAGAGTACCGGGACTGAGACGCCTGTGTCTCATACAAACACTCGTCGCGCGCCCCGTCTTTCCCGCGCGGGAAGCCTCCTCAGTATCCTGCTCGGTAATAATACCCTGCAAAAACGAGCGCGGCACAGTAGAAACCGCAATAGCGCGCACACCTGTGATGGGCGCGCACACAGAACTAATCTTTGTCGTGGGCAATTCCACAGACGGCACTGTCGAAGAAGTCGAGCGATGCATGAACTTGTATCGTGGAACAGACATCCGCCTGATCCAGCAAACCGGTGTCGGAAAAGGAGACGCCGTACGACAGGGATTTGACGTAGCCAGAGGCGATATATTGATGATCCTGGACGGCGATCTAACCGTCGCGCCAGAGGACTTGCCCAAATTCTTCGACGCCCTGATATCTGGCCGCGCCGAACTCGCCGTGGGATCCCGCCTCGTGTATCCCATGGAACAACAGGCCATGCGATTCCTGAACCTTCTGGGCAACCGATTCTTCGGCTGGGTATTGAGCTGCCTGTTGGGACAACGCATCCTGGATACTCTGTGCGGCACCAAAGTCCTGTTCGCCTCGGACTACAAAAAGATGGCCCGAGCGCGTCGAGACGTATGCGATTTTGACCCCTTTGGCGATTTCGACCTCCTCCTCGGCGCGTCCAAACTGGTCCGCAAAATCGTAGAAGTACCCGTGCGATATCGGGACCGGGTGTACGGAAGCACGCAAATCCACCGCTTTCGGCACGGCTTTTTGCTACTGCGCGTATGCTGGACTGCTTTTCGCAAACTGCATTGA